The Peromyscus eremicus chromosome 8b, PerEre_H2_v1, whole genome shotgun sequence genome contains a region encoding:
- the Gpr31 gene encoding 12-(S)-hydroxy-5,8,10,14-eicosatetraenoic acid receptor: MAPLNCSAAGTGVETAVGTMLTLECALGLTGNAVALWTFFYRLKVWKPYAVYLFNLVVADMLLVTCLPFLTVFYLKGKTWGLGHVPCQILLFLLAFSRGVGVAFLTTVALDRYLRVVHPRLRVNLLSPRAAWGISSLVWLLMVALTPQNMLIHKATQNSTKCPSFYPIGETEAGAIWQEVLFFLQLLLPFGLIFFCNIGLIRTLQERLRESDKQPRLRRARALVAVVLLLFGLCFLPSVLARVLVHVFREFESCSVQLAIVQASDVAGSLTCLHSALSPAVYCFSNQAFTHSYRKVLRSLRGWRKAAEPASSNLKDSYS; encoded by the coding sequence ATGGCACCCCTCAACTGCTCAGCTGCCGGCACTGGGGTGGAGACCGCTGTGGGCACCATGCTGACACTGGAGTGTGCTCTGGGCCTTACAGGTAATGCTGTCGCCCTCTGGACCTTCTTTTACCGTCTCAAGGTGTGGAAGCCTTACGCGGTCTACCTGTTCAACCTGGTGGTGGCTGACATGCTACTGGTCACCTGTCTGCCATTCCTCACTGTCTTCTATCTGAAGGGCAAGACCTGGGGACTCGGCCATGTACCCTGCCAAATCCTGCTCTTCCTGCTGGCCTTCAGCCGTGGCGTGGGGGTGGCCTTCCTGACGACAGTGGCTCTAGACCGGTATCTGCGTGTGGTCCATCCTCGGCTCCGAGTCAACTTGCTATCTCCAAGGGCGGCCTGGGGCATCTCTAGCCTAGTATGGCTTCTCATGGTTGCTCTTACTCCCCAAAACATGCTCATCCACAAGGCTACCCAGAATTCCACCAAGTGCCCCAGCTTCTACCCCATAGGAGAAACTGAGGCCGGCGCCATCTGGCAGGAGGTGCTCTTCTTCCTACAGCTCCTGCTTCCCTTCGGCCTCATCTTCTTCTGCAACATTGGACTCATCAGGACCCTCCAGGAGAGACTCCGGGAGTCTGACAAACAGCCCAGGCTCCGGAGGGCCAGGGCACTGGTTGCCGTGGTGCTGTTGCTGTTTGGACTGTGCTTCCTGCCTAGTGTCCTGGCCCGAGTCCTGGTGCATGTCTTTCGGGAGTTTGAGAGCTGCAGCGTCCAGCTAGCCATAGTACAGGCCTCCGACGTCGCTGGCAGCCTCACCTGCCTGCACAGTGCATTGAGCCCAGCCGTTTACTGCTTCTCCAACCAGGCCTTCACCCACTCGTACCGGAAGGTGCTCAGAAGCCTTCGAGGCTGGAGGAAGGCAGCAGAGCCGGCTAGCTCCAACCTCAAGGACTCCTATTCCTGA